One genomic window of Arvicola amphibius chromosome 4, mArvAmp1.2, whole genome shotgun sequence includes the following:
- the Asb16 gene encoding ankyrin repeat and SOCS box protein 16 yields MAGESFPFTSSTLRALRLQREWLEWEDRRRAAARQCRSQRYLSSPQARLTRPHRSCRDPAVHNALFSGDLQQVQILFQDEEAANMIVETVSNQLAWSAEQGFWVLTPKTKHTAPLTIAVARGYIDCARHLILQGADLDARIGGRAALHEACAQTQPDCVQLLLTFGAKANVLCEEGMTPLHLCTAPESLQCAKLLLEAGASVNEASRESEVTPLHVAAARGLEQHVTLYLENGADVNLLTSQGETALNAACAGAEGPGSCRNHEAAVRRLLEAGADPRAAGRKRHTPLHNACANGCGGLAELLLLHGARVGVTNGAGHTPMDCALQAVQDAPNWEPEVLFAALLDYGAQPVHPEMLKHCANFPRALEVLLNAYPCVPSCDSWVDAVLPELWQEHEAFYRSALSMENQPRRLQHLARLAVRAQLGSNCRQAATQLPLPPLLRDYLLLCVEGQIR; encoded by the exons ATGGCAGGGGAGAGCTTCCCTTTCACGTCCTCCACACTGCGCGCTCTCCGCCTCCAGAGAGAGTggctggaatgggaggacagGAGGCGGGCTGCCGCTCGGCAGTGTCGAAGCCAGAGGTACCTCTCTAGTCCCCAGGCACGGCTCACGAGGCCGCACCGCTCCTGCCGAGACCCAGCTGTCCACAATGCCCTGTTCTCTGGGGACCTACAGCAAGTTCAAATCCTGTTCCAAGATGAAGAGGCTGCCAACATGATTGTGGAGACGGTGAGCAACCAGCTGGCCTGGTCAGCAGAACAGG GATTCTGGGTGCTGACTCCAAAGACCAAGCACACAGCACCTCTTACCATCGCTGTGGCCAGAGGCTACATAGACTGTGCCCGGCACCTTATCCTGCAGGGGGCTGACCTCGATGCCCGGATTGGAGGTCGTGCTGCCTTGCACGAGGCCTGTGCCCAAACCCAACCCGACTGTGTTCAGCTGCTGCTCACGTTTGGTGCCAAGGCTAATGTGCTGTGTGAGGAGGGTATGACCCCCTTGCACCTCTGCACAGCTCCTGAGTCTTTGCA GTGTGCCAAGTTGCTGCTAGAGGCTGGAGCATCTGTGAATGAGGCATCACGAGAGAGCGAAGTCACGCCCCTGCATGTGGCTGCAGCTCGCGGCCTGGAACAACACGTGACTCTCTACCTGGAGAACGGTGCAGACGTGAATCTGCTCACCAGCCAGGGCGAGACTGCACTGAATGCGGCCTGTGCTGGCGCAGAGGGGCCGGGTAGCTGCCGAAACCACGAGGCGGCAGTGAGACGTCTCTTGGAAGCCGGGGCTGATCCCAGGGCTGCCGGTCGCAAGCGCCACACACCACTGCACAACGCCTGTGCTAATGGCTGCGGAGGCCTGGCCGAGCTGCTGTTGCTCCACGGAGCCAGAGTTGGCGTCACCAATGGGGCTGGCCACACACCCATGGACTGCGCGCTGCAGGCGGTACAGGATGCCCCCAACTGGGAGCCCGAGGTCCTCTTTGCAGCACTGCTGGACTATGGGGCCCAGCCCGTTCACCCTGAG ATGCTGAAACACTGCGCCAACTTTCCTCGGGCCCTGGAAGTCCTCCTTAATGCCTACCCATGTGTTCCGTCCTGCGACAGCTGGGTGGACGCAGTGCTTCCGGAACTGTGGCAG GAACACGAAGCCTTCTACAGATCAGCCCTAAGCATGGAAAACCAGCCAAGACGGCTGCAGCACCTGGCCCGCCTGGCTGTTCGTGCTCAGTTGGGTAGCAACTGTCGGCAGGCAGCCACCCAACTCCCATTGCCCCCACTGCTCAGAGACTACCTGCTGCTGTGTGTGGAGGGGCAAATCCGGTGA
- the Hrob gene encoding homologous recombination OB-fold protein: MTCSFQKLFAVEEEFEDEDFLSAVENAENHLAGVPSGNAGHLMPVSSRPQQEETPQAPSRLLPSYPTSSRQPVPGLRLPTSSLPQTTRDSDCPGAVSLRPISISSGVGNQQRTTLTKVLQESAEPRPLPSATHSGFIFGSHQQGIGGFEAPNQDEFDKTLQGADLELELGVDTGATQTLPAQHHEDPVLVKKARVADLSGSFQKSPIVPCRNPGLSLRPRAAGGLPLTSASAVPHQRGSPVPAPQPPQVGGRPIQNSPQNHLPGQPFQSPRAWSSGTPRFPGPLRPHCSSAAFPRGPLPSRAPVSLVKSPASTPRGASTPVPQPALQTPLVTNHLVQLVTATNRTPQQPSRPSIRAKTRRRFPGPAGLLPHQLSGKNLEEIMVATPQTPTHGAVAKLQTEIVTSSQGSVEEDFGRGPWLTMKSALGLDERDPSCFLYTYSIVMVLRKAALKQLPRNKVPNMAVMIKSLTRSTMDASVVFKDPTGEMLGTVHRVLLETHQNELKPGSVLLLKQIGVFSPSLRNHYLNVTPNNLVHIYGLDSGDSDCLEPPQPLPKNLGNFHGNLQPDVAAEPTQGLSTAQNPAVSPEEELPEADDLDGLLSELPEDFFSDPSWGCLKTGHPP; this comes from the exons GACTTCTTATCTGCTGTGGAGAATGCAGAGAACCATTTGGCTGGTGTGCCATCCGGGAATGCCGGACACCTGATGCCTGTGTCCTCCAGACCGCAGCAGGAGGAGACTCCACAGGCACCGTCAAGACTATTGCCGTCATACCCCACTTCTTCGAGACAGCCAGTCCCAGGACTCCGTCTCCCCACTTCCAGCCTTCCCCAGACCACCAGGGACTCAGATTGTCCTGGAGCAGTGTCGCTAAGACCCATCTCGATATCTAGCGGCGTGGGCAATCAGCAAAGGACGACACTAACGAAAGTCCTCCAGGAGTCAGCAGAACCCCGGCCCTTGCCCTCGGCCACACACTCTGGGTTTATCTTTGGAAGCCATCAGCAGGGCATTGGTGGCTTTGAGGCACCCAATCAAGATGAGTTTGACAAGACCCTGCAGGGAGCTGACTTGGAGCTAGAACTTGGAGTTGACACTGGAGCCACCCAAACCCTGCCTGCACAGCACCATGAGGATCCAGTATTGGTGAAAAAGGCCAGAGTGGCTGACCTGAGTGGCTCTTTCCAAAAGAGTCCCATTGTCCCCTGCAGGAATCCAGGGCTTTCCTTGAGACCTCGAGCCGCAGGCGGCCTTCCTCTCACATCTGCCTCAGCAGTTCCCCATCAAAGAGGCTCCCCTGTTCCTGcacctcagcctccccaagtAGGTGGGAGGCCCATTCAAAACAGCCCGCAGAATCATTTGCCTGGTCAGCCATTTCAGTCTCCCAGAGCCTGGTCAAGTGGCACACCCCGCTTTCCTGGGCCTCTACGTCCTCACTGCAGCTCTGCAGCATTTCCTCGGGGACCCTTGCCTTCCCGAGCCCCAGTATCTTTGGTCAAATCTCCTGCCAGCACTCCCAGAGGTGCCTCCACCCCAGTTCCTCAGCCAGCTCTGCAGACACCTCTAGTCACCAACCACCTGGTTCAGCTTGTCACTGCTACCAACCGGACACCCCAGCAGCCCTCACGCCCTTCCATTCGAGCTAAGACTCGCCGCCGCTTCCCTGGCCCAGCGGGACTTCTGCCTCACCAG CTTAGTGGGAAGAATTTGGAGGAGATCATGGTTGCCACACCCCAGACTCCAACTCACGGTGCTGTGGCTAAACTCCAGACTGAG ATTGTTACTAGTTCCCAGGGATCAGTGGAAGAAGATTTTGGGCGAGGTCCCTGGCTCACCATGAAATCTGCTCTGGGCCTGGATGAGCGAGACCCCAGCTGCTTCCTCTACACCTACAGTATTGTCATGGTGCTGCGCAAG GCGGCCCTCAAGCAGCTCCCCAGGAACAAGGTCCCCAACATGGCAGTGATGATCAAGTCCTTGACTCGGAGCACAATGGACGCTAGTGTGGTTTTTAAGGATCCCACAG GGGAGATGCTTGGGACAGTGCACAGGGTTCTTCTGGAAACACACCAGAATGAGCTGAAGCCTGGCTCGGTGCTGTTGCTGAAGCAG ATTGGAGTGTTCTCTCCTTCACTCAGAAACCACTACCTCAACGTGACACCCAACAACCTGGTCCATATTTACGGTCTAGATTCTGGGGACAGCGACTGCCTCGAGCCACCTCAGCCCTTGCCCAAG AATCTAGGAAACTTCCATGGAAACCTTCAGCCTGATGTGGCTGCCGAGCCCACACAGGGCCTCAGCACAGCACAGAATCCTGCGGTGTCTCCTGAGGAAGAGCTCCCAGAGGCAG ATGACCTGGATGGACTTCTGAGTGAACTCCCTGAGGACTTCTTCTCTGATCCCAGTTGGGGCTGTCTCAAGACAGGACACCCACCATGA